Proteins encoded by one window of Arachis ipaensis cultivar K30076 chromosome B04, Araip1.1, whole genome shotgun sequence:
- the LOC107639365 gene encoding B3 domain-containing transcription factor ABI3 isoform X4 — MDHHHHNNHNHHDAEIYADADDADKDLWLNTTTEQEDLLVGDVKTDASMFYDEFPPLPDFPCMSSSSSSSSTPTLPLKNLACSTTSTTTATAATSSSSSSASSWAVLKPEAEDNNNGEWNCSNKQQLYMQHHDPLDATGALSSTASMEISQPKFPDQGGFDGVVGDVDCMDDVMDTFGYMELLEANEFFDPSSIFQGEENPLAEFTQEDQVLPQQEEQQQQEKPAVVHNQNDLIVLRPQQEAVVEGVSNNNYQQLLGLWEASNNNDAEIQGDGGGGGAIADDEMSMVFLEWLKSNKDSVSASDLRSVKLKKSTIESAAMRLGGGKEAMKQLLKLILEWVQTSHLQSRRRKENNNDNTVANPFTEQFQNPIHQNNPNASSSFAIEPNTCFTQHQPWMDQVPLMAAAPPSQSQPQPQFQQPTIGYVGDPYTNGASANTINGSNNFQAGNEYHMLESANSWPPSQYTVTPYYTQPFGDHSFQPPAAGGFGNQYPYQFFHGPGDGLIRLGPSATKEARKKRMARQRRLSSHSRHHINLQSQGSDPNTRLGVGGENCTGVVSAAPANWVYWPTMAGAVASVAPVAPAEPSAVVDKPAMQTQNYHHQGLEVGEELTVPFTKGVEAKRCWESGKNCSAKKRGRNTSTRTRGKGWNHYNNGRYWHLSCLEYAL, encoded by the coding sequence ATGGATCATCATCACCACAACAATCATAATCATCATGATGCAGAGATTTATGCAGATGCTGATGATGCAGATAAAGATTTGTGGCTCAACACAACAACAGAACAAGAAGATTTACTTGTTGGGGATGTGAAAACAGATGCATCTATGTTCTACGACGAGTTCCCTCCTCTCCCAGATTTCCCATGCATGTCTTCATCATCGTCTTCGTCTTCAACTCCAACACTTCCATTGAAGAATCTAGCATGCTCAACCACCTCGACCACAACGGCTACCGCAGCAACCTCTTCGTCTTCGTCGTCTGCTTCTTCTTGGGCAGTTCTGAAGCCAGAAGCGGAGGATAATAACAACGGAGAATGGAACTGCAGTAATAAACAGCAACTTTACATGCAACATCATGATCCACTGGACGCAACGGGAGCGTTGTCCTCAACAGCTTCCATGGAGATTTCACAGCCAAAGTTTCCCGATCAAGGTGGGTTTGACGGTGTTGTTGGTGACGTTGATTGCATGGATGATGTGATGGACACTTTTGGGTACATGGAGCTTCTAGAAGCCAACGAGTTCTTTGACCCTTCGTCTATCTTCCAAGGCGAAGAGAATCCCTTAGCGGAATTCACACAAGAGGATCAGGTTTTGCCACAGCAAGAAGAACAACAGCAGCAAGAAAAACCTGCAGTAGTTCATAATCAAAATGATCTTATTGTTCTTAGACCACAGCAAGAAGCAGTAGTGGAAGGTGTTAGTAACAATAATTATCAACAGCTTCTTGGGTTGTGGGAAGCCAGTAACAATAACGATGCAGAGATCCAaggagatggtggtggtggtggtgcaatTGCGGATGATGAAATGAGCATGGTGTTCCTGGAATGGCTGAAGTCGAACAAGGATAGCGTATCCGCGAGCGATTTGAGGAGCGTGAAGCTTAAGAAGTCGACAATAGAGAGTGCTGCTATGCGATTGGGCGGTGGAAAAGAAGCTATGAAGCAATTGTTGAAGCTGATTCTTGAATGGGTTCAAACCAGCCACCTTCAGAGTAGAAGGCGCAAGGAAAATAATAACGATAACACAGTGGCAAACCCTTTCACGGAACAGTTTCAAAATCCGATTCATCAGAACAACCCAAATGCTTCGAGTTCTTTTGCCATTGAACCAAACACATGTTTCACCCAGCACCAACCATGGATGGATCAAGTGCCTCTAATGGCAGCCGCTCCTCCGTCTCAGTCTCAGCCTCAGCCGCAATTTCAACAACCCACGATTGGGTATGTTGGCGACCCTTACACAAACGGTGCCTCTGCAAACACCATCAATGGCAGCAATAATTTTCAGGCTGGTAATGAATACCATATGCTGGAATCGGCGAACTCATGGCCTCCTTCTCAATACACTGTTACTCCTTACTATACCCAGCCATTTGGGGACCATAGTTTTCAACCTCCGGCCGCTGGTGGCTTCGGTAACCAGTACCCTTATCAGTTTTTCCATGGACCTGGTGATGGATTGATAAGATTAGGACCCTCAGCTACAAAAGAAGCGAGGAAGAAGCGGATGGCGAGGCAGAGAAGGCTTTCCTCTCATTCTAGGCATCATATTAATCTACAGAGTCAGGGTTCTGATCCAAATACAAGATTGGGTGTTGGTGGTGAAAATTGCACTGGTGTTGTATCTGCAGCTCCGGCTAATTGGGTGTATTGGCCAACTATGGCTGGTGCTGTTGCTTCCGTTGCGCCCGTGGCTCCCGCGGAACCGTCGGCTGTGGTGGATAAACCTGCCATGCAGACACAGAATTATCATCATCAGG
- the LOC107639365 gene encoding B3 domain-containing transcription factor ABI3 isoform X5, with protein sequence MDHHHHNNHNHHDAEIYADADDADKDLWLNTTTEQEDLLVGDVKTDASMFYDEFPPLPDFPCMSSSSSSSSTPTLPLKNLACSTTSTTTATAATSSSSSSASSWAVLKPEAEDNNNGEWNCSNKQQLYMQHHDPLDATGALSSTASMEISQPKFPDQGGFDGVVGDVDCMDDVMDTFGYMELLEANEFFDPSSIFQGEENPLAEFTQEDQVLPQQEEQQQQEKPAVVHNQNDLIVLRPQQEAVVEGVSNNNYQQLLGLWEASNNNDAEIQGDGGGGGAIADDEMSMVFLEWLKSNKDSVSASDLRSVKLKKSTIESAAMRLGGGKEAMKQLLKLILEWVQTSHLQSRRRKENNNDNTVANPFTEQFQNPIHQNNPNASSSFAIEPNTCFTQHQPWMDQVPLMAAAPPSQSQPQPQFQQPTIGYVGDPYTNGASANTINGSNNFQAGNEYHMLESANSWPPSQYTVTPYYTQPFGDHSFQPPAAGGFGNQYPYQFFHGPGDGLIRLGPSATKEARKKRMARQRRLSSHSRHHINLQSQGSDPNTRLGVGGENCTGVVSAAPANWVYWPTMAGAVASVAPVAPAEPSAVVDKPAMQTQNYHHQDVPCFIGRVGSRRRTYGSFYKRC encoded by the coding sequence ATGGATCATCATCACCACAACAATCATAATCATCATGATGCAGAGATTTATGCAGATGCTGATGATGCAGATAAAGATTTGTGGCTCAACACAACAACAGAACAAGAAGATTTACTTGTTGGGGATGTGAAAACAGATGCATCTATGTTCTACGACGAGTTCCCTCCTCTCCCAGATTTCCCATGCATGTCTTCATCATCGTCTTCGTCTTCAACTCCAACACTTCCATTGAAGAATCTAGCATGCTCAACCACCTCGACCACAACGGCTACCGCAGCAACCTCTTCGTCTTCGTCGTCTGCTTCTTCTTGGGCAGTTCTGAAGCCAGAAGCGGAGGATAATAACAACGGAGAATGGAACTGCAGTAATAAACAGCAACTTTACATGCAACATCATGATCCACTGGACGCAACGGGAGCGTTGTCCTCAACAGCTTCCATGGAGATTTCACAGCCAAAGTTTCCCGATCAAGGTGGGTTTGACGGTGTTGTTGGTGACGTTGATTGCATGGATGATGTGATGGACACTTTTGGGTACATGGAGCTTCTAGAAGCCAACGAGTTCTTTGACCCTTCGTCTATCTTCCAAGGCGAAGAGAATCCCTTAGCGGAATTCACACAAGAGGATCAGGTTTTGCCACAGCAAGAAGAACAACAGCAGCAAGAAAAACCTGCAGTAGTTCATAATCAAAATGATCTTATTGTTCTTAGACCACAGCAAGAAGCAGTAGTGGAAGGTGTTAGTAACAATAATTATCAACAGCTTCTTGGGTTGTGGGAAGCCAGTAACAATAACGATGCAGAGATCCAaggagatggtggtggtggtggtgcaatTGCGGATGATGAAATGAGCATGGTGTTCCTGGAATGGCTGAAGTCGAACAAGGATAGCGTATCCGCGAGCGATTTGAGGAGCGTGAAGCTTAAGAAGTCGACAATAGAGAGTGCTGCTATGCGATTGGGCGGTGGAAAAGAAGCTATGAAGCAATTGTTGAAGCTGATTCTTGAATGGGTTCAAACCAGCCACCTTCAGAGTAGAAGGCGCAAGGAAAATAATAACGATAACACAGTGGCAAACCCTTTCACGGAACAGTTTCAAAATCCGATTCATCAGAACAACCCAAATGCTTCGAGTTCTTTTGCCATTGAACCAAACACATGTTTCACCCAGCACCAACCATGGATGGATCAAGTGCCTCTAATGGCAGCCGCTCCTCCGTCTCAGTCTCAGCCTCAGCCGCAATTTCAACAACCCACGATTGGGTATGTTGGCGACCCTTACACAAACGGTGCCTCTGCAAACACCATCAATGGCAGCAATAATTTTCAGGCTGGTAATGAATACCATATGCTGGAATCGGCGAACTCATGGCCTCCTTCTCAATACACTGTTACTCCTTACTATACCCAGCCATTTGGGGACCATAGTTTTCAACCTCCGGCCGCTGGTGGCTTCGGTAACCAGTACCCTTATCAGTTTTTCCATGGACCTGGTGATGGATTGATAAGATTAGGACCCTCAGCTACAAAAGAAGCGAGGAAGAAGCGGATGGCGAGGCAGAGAAGGCTTTCCTCTCATTCTAGGCATCATATTAATCTACAGAGTCAGGGTTCTGATCCAAATACAAGATTGGGTGTTGGTGGTGAAAATTGCACTGGTGTTGTATCTGCAGCTCCGGCTAATTGGGTGTATTGGCCAACTATGGCTGGTGCTGTTGCTTCCGTTGCGCCCGTGGCTCCCGCGGAACCGTCGGCTGTGGTGGATAAACCTGCCATGCAGACACAGAATTATCATCATCAGG